Proteins from a single region of Streptomyces sp. Tu 3180:
- a CDS encoding aromatase/cyclase — MTASAPAGVLYGLIADASQWPLFFQPCLHVEQLDFDGTHERLRMWAAAGEEIASWVSRRRLDVGRHRVEFHQDVTAAPVESMRGTWSVTPLGDSCRVTLEHAFTVTGDDPAAAARLERITHANSRAQLDRLAWLAERWARLDDLVLSFEDTVRLKAPAELVFDFLYRAADWPGRLPHVHGVRLTEDTLGVQVMAMDSTTGDGSAHRTESVRMCFPGAGRIVYKQTRTAPLLAAHTGEWCVDPDASGLDVTARHTVLLREDALERVLGPGATVEQARRHLREELGRASRTVLEHAAHHAAGAVRVL; from the coding sequence GTGACCGCATCGGCCCCGGCCGGCGTGCTGTACGGGCTGATCGCCGACGCCTCCCAGTGGCCGCTGTTCTTCCAGCCCTGCCTGCACGTGGAGCAGCTGGACTTCGACGGCACCCACGAACGGCTGCGCATGTGGGCCGCCGCCGGCGAGGAGATCGCCTCCTGGGTCTCGCGCCGCAGGCTGGACGTCGGACGCCACCGGGTGGAGTTCCACCAGGACGTCACCGCCGCCCCGGTGGAGTCGATGCGCGGCACCTGGAGCGTCACCCCGCTGGGCGACAGCTGCCGGGTGACCCTGGAGCACGCCTTCACCGTCACCGGCGACGACCCGGCCGCCGCGGCCCGGCTGGAGCGGATCACCCACGCCAACAGCCGCGCCCAGCTGGACCGGCTGGCCTGGCTCGCCGAGCGGTGGGCCCGGCTGGACGACCTCGTGCTGTCCTTCGAGGACACCGTCCGCCTCAAGGCCCCCGCCGAACTCGTCTTCGACTTCCTCTACCGGGCCGCCGACTGGCCCGGCCGGCTGCCGCACGTGCACGGCGTGCGGCTGACGGAGGACACCCTCGGCGTCCAGGTCATGGCCATGGACAGCACCACCGGCGACGGCAGCGCCCACCGCACCGAGTCGGTGCGCATGTGCTTCCCCGGCGCCGGCCGCATCGTCTACAAGCAGACCCGCACCGCCCCGCTGCTGGCCGCGCACACCGGCGAGTGGTGCGTCGACCCCGACGCCTCCGGCCTGGACGTCACCGCCCGGCACACCGTGCTGCTGCGCGAGGACGCCCTCGAGCGGGTCCTGGGACCCGGCGCCACGGTCGAGCAGGCCCGCCGCCACCTGCGCGAGGAACTGGGCCGGGCCTCCCGGACCGTCCTCGAGCACGCCGCGCACCACGCCGCCGGCGCGGTCCGGGTCCTGTGA
- a CDS encoding beta-ketoacyl-[acyl-carrier-protein] synthase family protein: MRRVVITGVGVVAPGAVGAGSFWSLLAAGRTATGPITLFDASGHRSRIAAEVDFDAAAHGFTPADTERLDRAAQFALVSAREALADSGLEDAGDPLRRGVSLGSAVGCTTGLATQYALLSDCGRTWAVDHSRAAECLYDYFVPSSLAAEVARACGAQGPVGLVSSGCTSGLDAIGHGWELVREGSADVVLAGGAEAPISPISMACFDRIRLTSPRNDEPRTASRPYDRTRDGFVLGEGAAVVVLEELEHARRRGARAHAELSGFAALSSAHHMTGLRPGGQEMARTIRAALDEARLNPVDVDYVNAHGAGTRHNDRHETHALKASLGEHARRVPVSSIKSMIGHALGAAGALDVVASCLAIGHDTVPPTANLHEPDPTCDLDYTPLVAREQRTSTVLSVASGFGGFHGAAVLTRPRLGAAA, from the coding sequence ATGAGGCGCGTGGTGATCACCGGGGTCGGGGTGGTGGCGCCCGGTGCGGTGGGCGCCGGGTCCTTCTGGTCCCTGCTGGCGGCCGGCCGTACCGCCACCGGCCCGATCACCCTGTTCGACGCCTCGGGCCACCGCTCGCGCATCGCCGCCGAGGTCGACTTCGACGCGGCCGCGCACGGTTTCACCCCGGCCGACACCGAACGCCTGGACCGGGCGGCGCAGTTCGCGCTGGTCAGTGCCCGGGAGGCGCTCGCCGACAGCGGGCTGGAGGATGCGGGCGACCCGCTGCGCCGCGGGGTGAGCCTGGGCAGCGCGGTGGGCTGCACCACGGGCCTGGCCACCCAGTACGCGCTGCTCAGCGACTGCGGCAGGACCTGGGCGGTGGACCACAGCCGGGCCGCGGAGTGCCTGTACGACTACTTCGTGCCCTCGTCCCTGGCGGCGGAGGTGGCGCGCGCGTGCGGGGCGCAGGGCCCGGTGGGCCTGGTCTCCAGCGGCTGCACCTCGGGCCTGGACGCGATCGGGCACGGCTGGGAGCTGGTGCGCGAGGGCAGCGCCGACGTGGTGCTCGCCGGTGGTGCGGAGGCGCCGATCTCGCCGATCTCCATGGCCTGCTTCGACCGCATCCGGCTCACCAGCCCGCGCAACGACGAGCCGCGCACGGCCAGCCGGCCCTACGACCGCACCCGGGACGGCTTCGTGCTGGGCGAGGGCGCGGCCGTGGTGGTCCTGGAGGAGCTCGAGCACGCGCGCCGGCGCGGTGCGCGCGCCCACGCCGAGCTGTCCGGGTTCGCCGCCCTCAGCAGCGCGCACCACATGACGGGGCTGCGGCCGGGCGGGCAGGAGATGGCCCGCACCATCCGGGCCGCGCTGGACGAGGCGCGGCTGAACCCGGTCGACGTGGACTACGTCAACGCGCACGGCGCCGGGACCCGGCACAACGACCGGCACGAGACGCACGCCCTCAAGGCGAGCCTGGGCGAGCACGCCCGCCGCGTCCCGGTCAGCTCCATCAAGTCGATGATCGGGCACGCGCTGGGCGCGGCCGGCGCCCTGGACGTGGTGGCCAGCTGCCTGGCCATCGGGCACGACACGGTGCCGCCGACGGCCAACCTGCACGAGCCCGACCCGACCTGCGACCTCGACTACACCCCGCTGGTCGCCCGGGAGCAGCGCACCAGCACGGTGCTGAGCGTGGCCAGCGGCTTCGGCGGGTTCCACGGCGCCGCGGTGCTCACCCGGCCGCGGCTGGGGGCGGCGGCATGA
- a CDS encoding AfsR/SARP family transcriptional regulator — MNIKVLGALNAEVNGISIVPTAGKPRQVLALLALYPGRVVPVPTLMEEIWGTELPQSSLTTLQTYILQLRRMLGTAMGPDAPGSAKDVLATRYGGYLLQIPAEAVDVYRYERLVGEGRQAFEDGEDARAAALLREALELWEGPALVDVRVGPVLEIEVMRLEQSRLVARERRIDADLRLGRHVELIAELTDLIARHPQHEGLHSQAMVALYRSGRQAAALDVYRRLRQRLIDELGVEPSPQLQRMHQAMLAVDPRLDVIAGARRTSTFDLYAA; from the coding sequence ATGAACATAAAAGTCCTGGGTGCGTTGAATGCCGAAGTCAACGGAATATCGATCGTGCCGACCGCGGGGAAGCCCCGCCAGGTCCTGGCGCTCCTGGCCCTGTATCCCGGCCGGGTCGTGCCGGTGCCCACCCTCATGGAGGAGATCTGGGGCACGGAGCTGCCGCAGAGCTCGCTGACCACGCTGCAGACGTACATCCTGCAGCTGCGCCGCATGCTGGGCACCGCCATGGGCCCGGACGCGCCGGGTTCGGCCAAGGACGTGCTCGCCACCCGCTACGGCGGTTATCTGCTGCAGATCCCCGCCGAGGCGGTCGACGTCTACCGGTACGAGCGGCTGGTCGGTGAGGGCCGGCAGGCCTTCGAGGACGGTGAGGACGCCCGCGCGGCGGCCCTGCTGCGCGAGGCGCTCGAGCTGTGGGAGGGGCCCGCGCTGGTGGACGTGCGGGTCGGGCCGGTGCTGGAGATCGAGGTGATGCGGCTGGAGCAGAGCCGCCTGGTGGCCCGGGAGCGGCGCATCGACGCCGATCTGCGGCTGGGCCGGCACGTCGAGCTGATCGCCGAGCTGACCGATCTGATCGCCCGTCACCCCCAGCACGAGGGGCTGCACTCGCAGGCGATGGTGGCGCTGTACCGTTCGGGCCGGCAGGCCGCGGCGCTGGATGTGTACCGGCGGCTGCGGCAGCGGCTGATCGACGAGCTGGGCGTGGAGCCCTCGCCGCAGTTGCAGCGGATGCACCAGGCGATGCTGGCCGTCGACCCCCGTCTGGACGTCATCGCCGGGGCGCGGCGCACCTCGACGTTCGACCTGTACGCCGCCTAG
- a CDS encoding thioesterase domain-containing protein, with amino-acid sequence MALRTGAHEAGGPRVRLHCLAHAGAGVASYRSWPAAVGPAAEVVALPLPGRDSRRREGRVTDRAGLLADLLPVLVKAAGQGPYALYGHSLGALVAYTLTRALEDAGAAGPLFLAVGACLPPHVATALVGAADLPDEELLPLLGDLGSLPRGAAASPGGLWRRSVLPVLRDDLRLARSLREAALDPATGGPVGCPVLVFAGSEDPLAAPDASRHWQQWASGPIVRHTVAGDHFFADGAQVPRLVGRACRDLVGAAVPGEGR; translated from the coding sequence ATGGCTTTGCGGACGGGGGCCCACGAGGCGGGCGGGCCACGGGTCAGGCTGCACTGCCTGGCCCATGCGGGGGCGGGCGTGGCCAGCTACCGCAGCTGGCCGGCGGCGGTGGGGCCGGCCGCCGAGGTGGTCGCCCTGCCGCTGCCCGGCCGCGACAGCCGCCGGCGCGAGGGCCGGGTCACCGACCGTGCCGGGCTGCTGGCCGACCTGCTGCCGGTGCTGGTGAAGGCCGCCGGGCAGGGGCCGTACGCGCTGTACGGGCACAGCCTGGGCGCGCTGGTCGCCTACACGCTCACCCGGGCGCTGGAGGACGCCGGCGCCGCGGGGCCGCTGTTCCTGGCGGTGGGGGCGTGTCTGCCGCCGCACGTGGCGACCGCCCTGGTGGGCGCGGCCGATCTGCCCGACGAGGAGCTGCTGCCGCTGCTGGGGGATCTGGGCTCGCTGCCGCGGGGGGCGGCCGCCTCGCCGGGCGGGCTGTGGCGGCGCAGCGTGCTGCCCGTGCTGCGTGACGACCTGCGGCTGGCGCGGTCCCTGCGCGAGGCGGCGCTGGACCCGGCCACCGGCGGGCCGGTGGGGTGCCCGGTGCTGGTCTTCGCGGGCAGCGAGGACCCGCTGGCGGCGCCCGACGCCTCGCGGCACTGGCAGCAGTGGGCCAGCGGGCCGATCGTGCGGCACACCGTCGCCGGGGACCACTTCTTCGCCGACGGCGCGCAGGTGCCGCGGCTGGTGGGGCGGGCGTGCCGGGACCTGGTGGGCGCGGCGGTGCCGGGAGAGGGCCGATGA
- a CDS encoding 4'-phosphopantetheinyl transferase superfamily protein has translation MNPVRCAPPLHVPRPAGPWHGVREHLAQLGNALVYTTWTEWLPSVLTNPRLRDLLGADWGRYRRTPDAAVRHRFAAARLLIKYTAAAALDSPPEYLDLAYRLGGRPYLRGFDQIEVSLTHTGDVMAVGLSRTGRIGVDVEFADRLVRLDLLQARILTPAEAEEAAALPEHERAAHLLRLWTLKEAYSKALGQGLRLSFKEFGFSRGGRLRAPDGSAATRGEWGFATHSVLDRYLLSVACHDAGLSTAGDTSVQTMLDRGFLSAVTQDTPQPPR, from the coding sequence ATGAACCCGGTCAGATGTGCCCCGCCCCTCCACGTGCCGCGCCCGGCCGGCCCCTGGCACGGGGTGCGCGAGCACCTGGCGCAGCTCGGCAACGCGCTGGTGTACACGACGTGGACCGAGTGGCTGCCCAGCGTGCTGACCAACCCCCGGCTGCGGGACCTGCTGGGGGCCGACTGGGGCCGCTACCGCCGTACCCCCGACGCCGCCGTGCGCCACCGGTTCGCGGCCGCACGGCTGCTGATCAAGTACACGGCCGCCGCGGCCCTGGACTCCCCGCCCGAGTACCTCGACCTGGCCTACCGCCTGGGCGGCAGGCCCTACCTGCGCGGCTTCGACCAGATCGAGGTGAGCCTGACCCACACCGGCGACGTGATGGCCGTCGGGCTCAGCCGCACCGGACGGATCGGCGTGGACGTGGAGTTCGCCGACCGGCTGGTGCGGCTGGACCTGCTGCAGGCCCGCATCCTCACCCCCGCCGAGGCCGAGGAGGCCGCCGCCCTGCCCGAGCACGAGCGGGCCGCGCACCTGCTGCGGCTGTGGACGCTGAAGGAGGCCTACAGCAAGGCGCTCGGCCAGGGACTGCGGCTCAGCTTCAAGGAGTTCGGCTTCAGCCGCGGCGGCCGGCTGCGCGCCCCCGACGGAAGCGCGGCCACCCGCGGCGAGTGGGGCTTCGCCACGCACTCGGTGCTGGACCGCTACCTGCTCAGCGTGGCCTGCCACGACGCGGGCCTGAGCACCGCGGGCGACACCTCCGTGCAGACCATGCTCGACCGGGGCTTCCTCTCCGCGGTGACCCAGGACACCCCGCAGCCGCCCCGCTGA
- a CDS encoding AfsR/SARP family transcriptional regulator gives MEFRILGPVQIYDGGADVSVVPTGAKQRALLGALVVKAGQDVPAERLVDELWAERPPVHAANALQAHVARLRRLLPRPAPGPDAPPHEWLVTRPLGYLLRPGRTLTDAQRFHRLIARGRVLAAADPARAVDVLREGLALWRGPALEGCGRGTICSTEAALLEESRLVALETLYDTCLRAGLAQEITGELEKLTTAHPLRERFYELLMTALHRGGRQAEALGTYERARRRLVHDLGIEPGPPLRDRRQAILHHAPDEPPATAAAPATAAAAGGPPSAAAGHPGPGARRAGPRDAAPDRPGAHGPDPGPLHEEIAWLRQRLDRLAREQRELTDRLDRLDRLDRLGRPDRLTTAQGAGA, from the coding sequence ATGGAGTTCAGGATTCTGGGCCCGGTCCAGATCTACGACGGCGGCGCGGACGTGTCCGTCGTGCCCACGGGCGCCAAACAGCGGGCGCTGCTGGGCGCACTGGTGGTGAAAGCCGGGCAGGACGTGCCCGCGGAACGGCTCGTCGACGAACTGTGGGCCGAGCGCCCGCCGGTGCACGCCGCCAACGCCCTGCAGGCCCACGTGGCCCGGCTGCGCCGCCTGCTGCCCCGGCCCGCGCCCGGCCCGGACGCACCCCCTCACGAGTGGCTGGTGACCCGCCCCCTGGGCTACCTCCTGCGCCCCGGGCGCACCCTCACCGACGCCCAGCGCTTCCACCGCCTGATCGCCCGGGGACGCGTCCTGGCCGCCGCCGACCCGGCCCGCGCGGTGGACGTCCTGCGCGAGGGCCTGGCCCTGTGGCGCGGCCCCGCCCTGGAGGGCTGCGGCCGCGGCACCATCTGCTCGACCGAGGCCGCCCTGCTGGAGGAGAGCCGGCTGGTCGCCCTGGAGACGCTGTACGACACCTGCCTGCGGGCGGGCCTGGCCCAGGAGATCACCGGGGAACTGGAGAAGCTGACGACCGCCCATCCGCTGCGGGAGCGGTTCTACGAACTGCTGATGACCGCGCTGCACCGCGGCGGCCGGCAGGCCGAGGCACTGGGCACCTACGAGCGGGCGCGCCGCAGGCTCGTGCACGACCTGGGCATCGAGCCGGGCCCGCCGCTGCGCGACCGCAGACAGGCCATCCTGCACCACGCGCCCGACGAGCCGCCCGCAACGGCCGCAGCGCCCGCAACGGCCGCAGCGGCCGGGGGGCCGCCGTCCGCGGCCGCCGGGCACCCCGGCCCCGGCGCCCGCCGGGCCGGCCCCCGGGACGCGGCCCCGGACCGGCCCGGCGCGCACGGGCCGGACCCGGGCCCGCTCCACGAGGAGATCGCCTGGCTGCGGCAGCGGCTGGACCGCCTGGCCCGCGAGCAGCGGGAGCTGACCGACCGGCTCGACCGGCTGGACCGGCTGGACCGGCTCGGCCGGCCGGACCGGCTCACCACCGCGCAGGGGGCCGGGGCCTGA
- a CDS encoding condensation domain-containing protein, with protein MARPSRPRRRRGADRRTARAASGRAPRPAVPVTVQQYGVLLDSLAHRHTGRHIEQVSWDWRGPLDTERFTCAWQSVMDREAVLRAAVDWQDDPRARPPGPRIVLHDHARADVVRHRAGTVGWEELLERDRLRGFDLRRPAPLRLTLFDLPGQDTARPGGAPATRVLLTFHHALLDAWSAYVLLDEFGRAYLAGGVLPGGERRPDIRDRARWLERQDPAAARDFFTRTAPPEPPVLLPALPGPGTGQSGCGRAEARLSAAEAARLHRWAGARAVPDSGVLHAVWALLLYRAAGTDGPATVGFGVTASGRGIALDAVERLVGPMRTHLPVTVRVDPAHRLEQLLSALRDRALDMAAYEWACAGQARQWAGRTAGPALLDSLVSLETVPGRPAALRAGLSAAGIRFERLRASGAHTLFPVALLAHHLADGSLALAALHDRARLADADAARLVAHCARLLRHLPGTGPGATVADALAVLGAEPVPRAARARRRERPARWLRPHSTHGPPGVQAPPSER; from the coding sequence ATGGCCAGGCCGAGCCGCCCGCGCCGCCGGCGGGGGGCCGACCGGCGGACGGCCCGCGCCGCGTCGGGGCGCGCGCCGCGGCCGGCCGTGCCGGTGACCGTCCAGCAGTACGGCGTGCTGCTGGACTCCCTCGCGCACCGGCACACCGGCCGGCACATCGAGCAGGTGTCGTGGGACTGGCGCGGCCCGCTGGACACCGAACGCTTCACCTGCGCCTGGCAGTCCGTCATGGACCGCGAGGCGGTGCTGCGGGCCGCCGTCGACTGGCAGGACGACCCCCGCGCCCGGCCGCCCGGCCCGCGCATCGTGCTGCACGACCACGCGCGCGCCGACGTGGTGCGCCACCGCGCGGGCACCGTCGGCTGGGAGGAACTGCTCGAACGCGACCGGCTGCGCGGCTTCGACCTGCGCCGCCCCGCCCCGCTGCGCCTGACCCTCTTCGACCTGCCCGGCCAGGACACCGCCCGCCCGGGCGGCGCGCCGGCCACGCGGGTGCTGCTCACCTTCCACCACGCGCTGCTGGACGCCTGGAGCGCGTACGTGCTGCTGGACGAGTTCGGCCGCGCCTACCTCGCCGGCGGGGTGCTGCCCGGCGGGGAACGCCGGCCCGACATCCGCGACCGGGCCCGCTGGCTGGAGCGCCAGGACCCGGCCGCCGCCCGGGACTTCTTCACCCGCACGGCGCCGCCGGAACCCCCCGTGCTGCTGCCCGCCCTGCCCGGCCCCGGGACCGGGCAGAGCGGCTGCGGCCGGGCCGAGGCCCGCCTGAGCGCCGCCGAGGCCGCCCGGCTGCACCGCTGGGCCGGCGCCCGGGCGGTGCCCGACTCCGGCGTGCTGCACGCGGTGTGGGCCCTGCTGCTGTACCGGGCGGCCGGCACCGACGGACCGGCGACGGTCGGCTTCGGCGTCACCGCCTCCGGGCGGGGCATCGCCCTGGACGCCGTCGAGCGGCTGGTGGGGCCGATGCGCACCCACCTGCCGGTGACCGTGCGGGTCGACCCCGCCCACCGGCTGGAGCAGCTGCTGTCCGCGCTGCGCGACCGGGCGCTGGACATGGCCGCCTACGAGTGGGCCTGCGCCGGGCAGGCCCGGCAGTGGGCCGGCCGCACGGCCGGCCCCGCACTGCTGGACAGCCTGGTGTCCCTCGAGACCGTCCCGGGCCGGCCGGCCGCGCTGCGCGCCGGGCTGTCGGCCGCCGGCATCCGCTTCGAGCGGCTGCGCGCCAGCGGCGCGCACACCCTCTTCCCCGTCGCCCTGCTCGCCCACCACCTCGCCGACGGCTCGCTGGCCCTGGCCGCCCTGCACGACCGGGCCCGGCTCGCCGACGCCGACGCGGCCCGGCTCGTGGCCCACTGCGCCCGCCTGCTGCGCCACCTGCCCGGCACCGGGCCCGGCGCCACCGTCGCCGACGCGCTGGCCGTCCTCGGCGCCGAGCCCGTGCCGCGCGCGGCACGGGCTCGGCGCCGCGAACGGCCCGCCCGGTGGCTCCGCCCGCACTCCACGCACGGCCCGCCCGGCGTCCAGGCGCCCCCGAGCGAACGTTGA
- a CDS encoding acyl-CoA dehydrogenase, with protein sequence MSAARRAAAGTAPARRTPATGGEPRRAALLEAALGDPFDPGNPHGQLALLRADDARAVPEATEALLARAGLGAEFVPHDLGGRFTDLERLARVLRPVFRRDLALGYGFGITSLFAASSVWTAGDDAQRHTVARVLLDGGRVSIVHRQVAHANAILRNELTATPAPHGGFLLNGRKDAVINADRADAFVTYARTGAQDGPHSHSVLLLGPEPPASGRVHRSRRVETSGMRGARFCGLELTDVALPASAVVGSVGEGVSLALRSFQISHCLVPGTVIAGVDGVLRQAVRAATENRPGGRPARRWHRALAGVFADLLACDAMAVTGLRALSLAPHSAYVPAAAVKYTMPDILREDLEELAAVLGARGYDRGPLYGGFQKLARDLPVAGLGHAGTAVCQAVIVPQLPALARTTWFRAPEPPAQLFAPGAPLPAFDHRRLAHRGTGDLLSATLVAAAGRLADTPARDPLHTALTRLAQTFVDELRVLRARCAALPGSDGTAFDPQACVLADRYALVLAAAACLGVWENQAGDGFLADPAWAALALGRLARRLGARAPQVPPEAEASVLAEALERCRAGRSLDLYATRLAG encoded by the coding sequence GTGAGCGCCGCCCGGCGCGCGGCGGCCGGCACCGCACCGGCCCGGCGCACCCCCGCCACGGGCGGCGAACCGCGGCGCGCCGCCCTGCTGGAGGCGGCGCTGGGCGACCCCTTCGACCCCGGCAACCCGCACGGACAGCTGGCGCTGCTGCGCGCCGACGACGCCCGCGCGGTGCCCGAGGCCACCGAGGCCCTGCTCGCCCGGGCCGGCCTCGGCGCCGAGTTCGTCCCGCACGACCTGGGCGGCCGCTTCACCGACCTGGAGCGGCTCGCCCGGGTGCTGCGCCCCGTCTTCCGCCGCGACCTGGCCCTCGGCTACGGCTTCGGCATCACCTCGCTGTTCGCCGCGTCGTCGGTGTGGACCGCGGGCGACGACGCCCAGCGGCACACCGTCGCCCGGGTGCTGCTGGACGGCGGCCGGGTCTCGATCGTGCACCGGCAGGTCGCGCACGCCAACGCCATCCTGCGCAACGAACTGACCGCCACCCCCGCCCCGCACGGCGGCTTCCTGCTCAACGGCCGCAAGGACGCCGTCATCAACGCCGACCGCGCCGACGCGTTCGTCACCTACGCGCGCACCGGCGCCCAGGACGGCCCCCACAGCCACTCGGTGCTGCTGCTCGGCCCCGAGCCCCCCGCCTCCGGACGGGTGCACAGGTCCCGCCGGGTGGAGACCTCCGGGATGCGCGGCGCCCGCTTCTGCGGCCTGGAACTCACCGACGTCGCCCTGCCCGCCTCGGCCGTCGTCGGCTCGGTGGGCGAGGGCGTCTCCCTGGCCCTGCGCAGCTTCCAGATCAGCCACTGCCTGGTGCCCGGCACGGTCATCGCCGGCGTGGACGGCGTGCTGCGCCAGGCGGTGCGCGCGGCCACCGAGAACCGGCCCGGCGGCCGGCCCGCACGGCGCTGGCACCGGGCACTGGCCGGGGTCTTCGCCGACCTGCTCGCCTGCGACGCCATGGCCGTCACCGGCCTGCGCGCCCTGAGCCTGGCCCCGCACAGCGCGTACGTGCCGGCGGCGGCCGTGAAGTACACCATGCCCGACATCCTGCGCGAGGACCTGGAGGAACTGGCCGCCGTGCTCGGCGCCCGCGGATACGACCGCGGACCCCTCTACGGCGGCTTCCAGAAACTCGCCCGCGACCTGCCGGTGGCGGGCCTGGGGCACGCCGGCACGGCCGTGTGCCAGGCGGTGATCGTGCCCCAGCTGCCCGCCCTGGCCCGCACCACCTGGTTCCGCGCCCCCGAACCGCCCGCGCAGCTGTTCGCCCCCGGGGCGCCGCTGCCCGCCTTCGACCACCGCCGGCTCGCCCACCGCGGCACCGGCGACCTGCTGTCGGCGACGCTGGTGGCGGCCGCCGGACGGCTGGCGGACACGCCCGCCCGCGATCCGCTGCACACCGCGCTCACCCGTCTGGCGCAGACCTTCGTCGACGAACTGCGGGTGCTGCGCGCCCGGTGCGCGGCCCTGCCCGGCTCGGACGGCACCGCCTTCGACCCCCAGGCCTGCGTCCTGGCCGACCGCTACGCCCTGGTGCTGGCCGCCGCCGCCTGCCTCGGCGTGTGGGAGAACCAGGCCGGCGACGGCTTCCTGGCCGACCCCGCCTGGGCGGCGCTCGCGCTCGGCCGCCTGGCCCGCAGACTCGGCGCCCGGGCACCGCAGGTGCCGCCCGAGGCGGAGGCGTCGGTGCTGGCCGAGGCGCTGGAGCGCTGCCGCGCGGGACGCAGCCTCGACCTGTACGCCACCCGGCTGGCCGGCTGA
- a CDS encoding TIGR03618 family F420-dependent PPOX class oxidoreductase: MPLPQPRPAAVAVSASLEAFLADPRHVAAFTTIRPDGSPHVAPVRFTWDASCGLARVMTVASSRKARNLLAAPGSRVALCQVDGFAWATLEGTATVVRDPQRVAHGARLYARRYWSAPPAPPGRVVIEIAVDRVLSLNT; encoded by the coding sequence ATGCCCCTGCCCCAGCCGCGCCCGGCCGCCGTGGCGGTGTCCGCCTCCCTGGAGGCGTTCCTCGCCGACCCCCGGCACGTCGCCGCCTTCACCACGATCCGGCCCGACGGGTCACCGCACGTGGCGCCGGTGCGGTTCACCTGGGACGCCTCCTGCGGCCTCGCCCGGGTGATGACGGTCGCCTCCTCGCGCAAGGCCCGCAACCTGCTGGCCGCGCCCGGCAGCCGGGTGGCGCTGTGCCAGGTGGACGGGTTCGCCTGGGCCACGCTGGAGGGCACCGCCACCGTCGTGCGCGACCCGCAGCGGGTGGCGCACGGCGCCCGGCTGTACGCCCGGCGGTACTGGTCCGCGCCGCCCGCCCCGCCCGGCCGCGTGGTCATCGAGATCGCTGTGGACCGGGTGCTCAGCCTCAACACATGA
- a CDS encoding nuclear transport factor 2 family protein → MTYTRSIDESATSSARSSQESCALVAALLNRYLVSLDDADDTLDDAWAAGLFTEDAVVAFPMSRHQGRAGMAAYHSAALSAFAATQHLGSAPVVVVDGDRATLRANLISTHVHHARHVPPRGGLAPLFATGTFVTGRARRTGSGWRLSQLSFRLLWADGSPAPAA, encoded by the coding sequence ATGACCTACACCCGCAGCATTGATGAATCCGCAACCAGTTCGGCGCGTTCCTCGCAGGAGTCCTGCGCGCTCGTCGCGGCGTTGCTGAACCGCTATCTCGTCTCGCTCGACGACGCCGACGACACGCTCGACGACGCCTGGGCGGCCGGCCTGTTCACCGAGGACGCGGTCGTCGCCTTCCCGATGAGCCGGCACCAGGGGCGCGCCGGCATGGCCGCGTACCACAGCGCGGCGCTGTCGGCGTTCGCGGCCACCCAGCACCTGGGGTCCGCGCCGGTGGTGGTGGTGGACGGCGACCGGGCCACGCTGCGCGCCAACCTGATCTCCACGCACGTGCACCACGCGCGCCACGTCCCTCCGCGGGGCGGGCTGGCCCCGCTGTTCGCCACCGGCACGTTCGTCACGGGCCGGGCCCGGCGCACCGGATCGGGCTGGCGGCTGTCGCAGCTGTCCTTCCGGCTGCTGTGGGCGGACGGCTCCCCCGCGCCGGCGGCGTGA